A single Anatilimnocola floriformis DNA region contains:
- a CDS encoding neutral/alkaline non-lysosomal ceramidase N-terminal domain-containing protein, which yields MPADLQRRAFLQQSIVVGAVSATLTSKLSGQNATKEAAWKAGVAKAVITPEKSVWLAGYGTKRAPTGKIHDLWMKALALEDTSGKRVVLITSDFQGVPKSMSDRVFEQLKKDFSLERTQVMFTFSHNHCGPRLGDDLIDYYPIEAEQVELVEEYTTAMVQKTVALVGDALKKLTPASLQIGEGKATFAVNRRNNKEAEVAALLAKGLPLVGPVDHSVPVMTVTRMNGEIAAILFGYACHPTTLNFLQWCGDYPGFAQLEIEAKHPSTQAMFVNTCGGDQNPLPRRSVELCQKYGHELAIGVEEAISKPLTPVASGLKTAFEMLELPYLKTVTRDDLHPLLQDASAVRARWAARMLQKLDAGEKFTASYPYPLHAWQFGKEWLIVGQGAETVVDYALRFKKEFGAGTWVCGYADDMISYIPSRRVWEEGGYEGGANLFEYGRPAFRWAGDVEDRIVAAVRKLVKEVRG from the coding sequence ATGCCTGCAGACCTGCAGCGTCGTGCATTCCTTCAACAGTCGATTGTTGTGGGCGCCGTGAGCGCAACGCTCACTTCAAAGCTAAGCGGGCAAAACGCCACGAAAGAAGCCGCTTGGAAAGCCGGTGTCGCCAAAGCCGTCATTACGCCTGAGAAAAGTGTCTGGCTCGCAGGCTACGGTACGAAGCGCGCGCCGACGGGAAAGATTCACGATCTGTGGATGAAGGCCCTCGCGCTCGAAGATACAAGCGGTAAGCGCGTTGTGCTCATCACCAGCGATTTTCAAGGCGTGCCGAAGAGTATGAGCGATCGGGTGTTCGAGCAGTTGAAGAAGGACTTCAGCCTCGAACGCACGCAGGTCATGTTCACCTTCTCTCACAACCACTGCGGTCCGCGATTGGGCGATGACCTGATTGATTACTATCCGATCGAAGCCGAACAAGTCGAACTAGTCGAGGAATACACGACGGCAATGGTGCAGAAGACGGTTGCACTCGTCGGCGACGCGCTGAAGAAACTAACGCCGGCGAGTCTGCAAATCGGCGAAGGAAAAGCAACGTTCGCGGTCAATCGCCGCAATAACAAGGAAGCCGAAGTCGCCGCGCTGCTTGCTAAAGGGTTGCCGCTTGTGGGACCAGTCGATCACAGCGTGCCGGTGATGACCGTGACCCGCATGAACGGTGAGATTGCCGCAATCTTGTTTGGTTATGCCTGCCATCCAACCACACTCAACTTTTTGCAATGGTGCGGCGACTACCCGGGCTTCGCTCAGCTCGAAATCGAAGCCAAGCATCCCAGCACGCAAGCCATGTTCGTCAACACCTGCGGCGGCGATCAAAATCCATTGCCGCGGCGGAGTGTGGAACTCTGCCAGAAGTACGGCCATGAACTGGCGATCGGAGTAGAAGAAGCAATCAGCAAGCCGCTCACGCCGGTCGCGTCTGGATTGAAGACTGCATTCGAGATGCTCGAATTGCCGTATCTGAAAACAGTAACGCGCGACGACCTGCATCCACTTCTGCAGGATGCAAGTGCTGTGCGAGCCCGCTGGGCTGCGCGGATGCTGCAAAAGCTCGATGCCGGCGAGAAGTTTACGGCGTCTTATCCTTACCCGCTCCACGCCTGGCAGTTTGGCAAAGAATGGTTGATCGTCGGGCAAGGCGCCGAGACGGTTGTCGACTATGCGCTGCGATTTAAAAAAGAGTTCGGCGCGGGAACGTGGGTCTGCGGCTATGCCGACGACATGATTTCGTACATCCCTTCGCGTCGCGTCTGGGAGGAAGGGGGCTACGAAGGAGGCGCCAATCTTTTTGAGTATGGTCGTCCTGCGTTTCGTTGGGCAGGCGATGTCGAAGATCGCATCGTGGCTGCGGTGCGAAAGCTCGTGAAGGAAGTTCGCGGCTGA